From Mya arenaria isolate MELC-2E11 chromosome 1, ASM2691426v1, a single genomic window includes:
- the LOC128235253 gene encoding uncharacterized protein LOC128235253, whose translation MLGREVFTPVDLVYPLPSKDVESTHEYVNSLEESMAEAHETARRCLKSYQQHMKIDHDVRLNQIAYAVGDIVFVLNTAGRKGKAKKLLSQWNGPIVVQRKYSLYLYKVRMKSKIMNVNHDQMKHYKGRDLPNWLVKAREESAHTHVEEDVELEVYCLCR comes from the coding sequence ATGCTTGGACGCGAAGTTTTCACACCAGTAGATCTGGTATACCCGCTCCCAAGCAAGGATGTAGAATCAACCCATGAGTATGTTAATTCCCTTGAAGAAAGTATGGCGGAGGCACACGAAACAGCCAGACGATGCTTGAAGTCTTATCAACAGCATATGAAAATAGACCATGATGTAAGGCTGAATCAGATTGCTTACGCTGTCGGAGATATTGTGTTTGTCCTCAACACTGCAGGACGGAAAGGAAAGGCCAAAAAGCTTTTATCCCAATGGAATGGTCCCATTGTGGTGCAAAGGAAGTACTCTCTATACCTCTACAAGGTCAGAATGAAGTCAAAGATCATGAATGTTAATCATGACCAGATGAAACACTACAAAGGTAGAGATCTTCCGAACTGGCTTGTGAAAGCGAGAGAAGAGAGCGCTCATACCCATGTAGAGGAGGATGTGGAGCTGGAAGTTTATTGTCTATGCAGATAG